A single region of the Halobacterium wangiae genome encodes:
- a CDS encoding UvrD-helicase domain-containing protein: MTDHEPNPRQQELIDSTDGIYRVDAGAGTGKTFTVTRRYANIVQQDDVTPEDVLLVTFTNNAAAEMRERIVEHCHYGMRELGDAPIQTFHSLCHDLLEEHGHAAPTHLGIDDRITGSTRLVEDELVEEALFQQFINRFSDNHPEYDDILRAVSGPVELLGLVKQLAAKGVFPDAEGWYRDGERHLDGDFEVFEALFEEENEPRNDGRKQSKLRSKLNRYGRNACYLPEAPEKHEIRGEGKQVPEVLAHSVFEEDRSGLKAFVHDVYYEYLVFALQRNYLNFGFLQLFAYVLLCENHRLRDEVAFEYVMIDEFQDSSEIQFKLALLLADTDNICVVGDWKQSIYSFQYADVDNIVHFNERLKQFAQELNTDHERVGFSTDSVTPIELTENYRSTQAILDFSEQALVTPAASSDTVDKGEVQDRVVSLDSNAAHENTRIEALQSEDEHEAVLAKIEEIAGNDDYQIEAGADDDAEGGGLRAPRYEDIAVVTRTRDFGRDLLQTAEEYGLPMAYEGGIELFRTDQAKLLLAWLRILEDDADRGWAVVLEDAGYTYDEVNDILETGDCPGSMRSFRESLRGMETLGGVARCVFQRYGYDGATADVVLHTIQSIHDTTTLTRGDLIRFIERSIEAGSTHEVHTGTGTNSVTVQTIHATKGLEYPIVVLANMNSGRFPPSSGGGSTITYDDPVGLRQHEVYSADAHGHPHIYDNWRTDVLQACLPRNYHEERRLLYVAITRAESHVVFTAGEDPNTFLEGLPVDIDSVTPDLGEITATETEQTTLDVTVPTPDGPVGHTPHTLMRDDVFEGVDGGRGTEFGNQVHDFAEAYALGEEVMPSNDDERRVATFLDSLDGELLVEEDASLPLTVDGTQVTVSGIVDLIHVTPDAVEIVDYKTDRGRHGEPEYRKQLSVYYHVVKAVYSDRQVTTSIFYTEEGKRQSIEPLSIAILENVVAEAGQPS; the protein is encoded by the coding sequence ATGACTGACCACGAACCGAACCCGCGACAGCAGGAACTCATCGACAGCACGGACGGCATCTACCGCGTCGACGCCGGCGCAGGCACAGGCAAGACGTTCACGGTCACACGGCGGTACGCCAACATCGTCCAGCAAGACGATGTCACCCCTGAGGACGTGTTATTGGTGACGTTCACTAACAACGCCGCTGCGGAGATGCGTGAGCGCATCGTCGAGCACTGCCACTACGGGATGCGCGAACTCGGGGACGCCCCCATTCAGACGTTCCATTCGCTGTGCCATGACCTCCTCGAAGAGCACGGCCACGCTGCGCCAACCCATCTCGGTATCGACGACCGCATCACAGGGTCGACGAGACTGGTTGAGGACGAGCTCGTCGAGGAGGCGTTGTTCCAGCAGTTCATCAACCGGTTCAGCGACAACCACCCGGAGTACGACGACATTCTCCGTGCAGTTTCGGGCCCCGTCGAGTTACTGGGCCTCGTGAAACAACTGGCAGCAAAGGGCGTCTTCCCGGATGCGGAGGGGTGGTACCGGGATGGTGAGCGCCACCTTGACGGCGATTTCGAAGTGTTTGAGGCGCTGTTCGAGGAGGAGAACGAGCCAAGGAACGATGGTCGCAAGCAGTCCAAGCTCCGGTCGAAGCTTAATCGGTACGGGCGGAACGCGTGCTATCTCCCCGAGGCCCCTGAGAAGCACGAAATCCGTGGGGAAGGTAAACAGGTTCCTGAGGTGCTCGCGCACTCCGTCTTCGAGGAAGACCGATCAGGGCTCAAAGCGTTCGTCCACGACGTCTACTACGAGTACTTGGTGTTTGCTCTGCAGCGTAACTACCTGAATTTCGGATTCCTCCAGTTGTTCGCGTACGTCCTGCTGTGCGAGAACCACCGTCTCAGGGACGAGGTGGCGTTCGAGTACGTGATGATTGATGAGTTCCAGGACTCCAGTGAGATCCAATTCAAGCTCGCGCTCCTGCTCGCCGACACCGACAACATCTGCGTCGTTGGCGACTGGAAACAGAGCATCTACAGCTTCCAGTACGCCGACGTCGACAACATCGTACACTTCAACGAACGCCTCAAACAGTTCGCCCAGGAGCTCAACACAGACCACGAGCGAGTTGGCTTCTCGACCGACTCGGTCACGCCTATCGAGTTGACCGAGAACTACCGGTCCACGCAAGCGATTCTCGACTTCTCCGAGCAAGCTCTTGTAACGCCCGCGGCGAGCAGTGACACCGTTGATAAGGGCGAGGTCCAGGACCGGGTCGTCTCACTGGATTCGAACGCGGCCCACGAGAACACGAGGATTGAGGCGCTTCAGAGCGAGGACGAGCACGAGGCAGTTCTCGCGAAGATCGAAGAGATCGCCGGCAACGACGACTACCAGATCGAGGCCGGAGCAGACGATGATGCTGAGGGTGGTGGGCTCCGGGCGCCCCGTTATGAGGATATCGCGGTCGTCACTCGGACGCGTGACTTTGGTCGTGATCTCCTCCAGACCGCCGAGGAGTACGGCCTCCCGATGGCGTACGAGGGCGGTATCGAGTTGTTCCGTACCGACCAGGCGAAACTCCTCCTGGCGTGGCTCCGTATCCTCGAGGACGATGCCGATCGTGGCTGGGCGGTCGTCCTCGAAGACGCCGGCTACACCTATGACGAGGTCAACGACATCCTCGAGACCGGCGACTGTCCCGGGAGCATGCGTTCGTTCCGCGAGAGCCTCCGGGGGATGGAGACGCTCGGTGGTGTTGCCCGGTGTGTCTTCCAGCGGTACGGCTACGACGGTGCGACCGCCGACGTCGTCCTCCACACCATCCAATCCATCCACGATACGACTACCCTGACGCGGGGCGACCTAATCCGGTTCATCGAACGGAGTATCGAGGCCGGGAGCACCCACGAGGTTCATACTGGGACAGGGACGAATTCGGTGACCGTCCAGACCATCCACGCCACGAAGGGGCTTGAGTATCCTATCGTGGTTCTCGCGAACATGAACAGTGGTCGCTTCCCGCCATCTAGCGGTGGCGGGAGTACCATCACGTACGACGATCCGGTTGGACTGCGCCAACACGAGGTGTACTCTGCGGACGCCCACGGCCACCCCCACATCTACGACAACTGGCGAACGGATGTCCTCCAAGCGTGTCTCCCCCGGAACTACCACGAGGAACGCCGCCTGCTGTACGTTGCTATCACGCGCGCCGAGAGCCACGTTGTCTTCACCGCCGGCGAAGACCCGAATACGTTCCTAGAGGGGCTTCCCGTGGACATCGACTCGGTCACGCCTGATCTCGGCGAGATTACGGCGACCGAGACGGAGCAGACGACCCTCGACGTCACTGTCCCGACGCCCGACGGCCCAGTAGGCCACACGCCGCACACGCTGATGCGTGACGATGTCTTCGAAGGCGTCGACGGTGGCCGTGGAACCGAATTCGGCAATCAGGTCCACGACTTCGCCGAAGCATACGCACTTGGCGAGGAGGTAATGCCGTCGAACGACGACGAACGCCGAGTCGCGACATTCCTGGATAGTCTGGATGGGGAGCTATTGGTCGAGGAGGACGCTTCGCTTCCACTGACTGTCGACGGCACGCAGGTGACGGTCTCGGGTATCGTGGACCTCATTCACGTCACGCCGGATGCTGTGGAGATTGTCGACTACAAGACCGACCGCGGCCGCCATGGGGAACCCGAATACCGCAAGCAACTGAGTGTCTACTATCACGTTGTCAAAGCGGTGTATTCGGACCGCCAGGTCACGACTAGTATCTTCTACACCGAGGAGGGGAAGCGACAGTCGATCGAACCGCTATCGATAGCAATACTCGAGAATGTTGTTGCGGAAGCTGGCCAGCCTTCGTAG